The Patescibacteria group bacterium region AAAGAAATTTGGTATGTTGGAATGAATAGCAAATTTAAACTTTATTAATTTATAACCAAACTGTAAAATAGGGCTACACAAAAACAATCTCTCTAGATGTGCTATAATTCAAATATAAAGATTTTAAATATATGATTAGAAGGATTTTTTTAACTTCTAGCGTTAAGTTAATCGCTCAAGATATAGCTAAAAAAATTGGTGGGGCAAAAGGTAAGCGCTTGCTCTATATCTATACCGCTTGTGAGCTAAAGTTGGGTGAAGCTTGGCAGAAAGCAGACAAAGATGCTTTAACTAAGGCCGGCTTTAAAATCACTGACTATACATTAAGCGGTAAAACAAAACAGGAAATAGCAAAAGAAATTAAAAAAGTCGACGTCATTTATTTTACCGGTGGTAACACTTTTTATCTTCTCCAACAGATACAACTCAGCCAATCAGCTGATTTATTTAGGAAGGCGGTTAAATCCGGCAAGATTTATATCAGTACCAGCGCCGGCTCTATCGTGGCTGGTCCTGATATTTATCCCACCTATAAACTCGATAATTTGAAACAGGCACCTAAACTTAAAGGCTACAAAGGCTTGGGCTTGGTGGATTTTGTTGTTTTCCCTCATTGGGGTAGCAAACATTTTAAGGAAAGGTATCTTAACCATAGATTAGCCCATAACTACAACACTAAGAATAAGCTTATACTCTTAAATGACTACCAATATATCCAAGTGGAGTCCGATTGGTATAGAATCGTAGAGGTAAAACATTAATTTGGGTAAGAAAAAATTAGCTAAGTTACAAGAATGGCCGGTTAAGGCCGTTTTTGCTTAGAAGTTAGTGGTTATTGACAATAATATTTTTATATGTTATTATAGTTTATCTTAGATCTTTTTATCCAAAATAAGCAAAATAAACACTTAAAATAAACACATAAAAAACAAACCAGTAGAAAATGGAAGTAGCAGCAGAAATCAGTAAAGCCGTCTATGAAACGGTCGTAACCAGGGAGAGAACAGTGGTTTTCATCCCAAAAAATGTTGAAGTAATCAACGAGCACACCTATGGGGATCCTCCCTACAAAGTTCCCCGGCACTACCACCGTGGTATCGCCACCTTCGGAGTCAACGAGGCCGGCGTACCGATATATGTTAATGTTCATTATTTCGGCTTTAACGTTAAGCATCTGGGGAAAAACGTCTCAGCGACGGTTTCCGTTAAGATCAAAAGCAAAGCCGGTAAAAAGTACGTTATCATTGATGTCAATCGTGACCAGAAAAAGGAAAATGACCGGGGGCAGTGGCTCCTGAAAATCGGTGTTGACACCGAAGGTGTCACCTCGGACAACATTGAGGAAACTGCCCCGGTCGTTATCCCGGGAACCGACAAGTGTGTCATGTTTAAGAGGATTAAGTAATCCTCAAAAGCTCTTTCAAAAGGGCCTGTCTAAAAGCAGGCCTTTTTGTTTGACTATTTCTTAATTTTACGATAAATTAGTATTACATATGCGTATAAAATTCCATCGGCTTGAAGCCAAAGAAAAGAAGTTTTTCAAAGCAAACAAGGACATCCATTCGCCTCGTGTTTTTTTAATTGATGAGAATGGCGAAAATGTTGGCATCATTGATACGAGCGAGGCTTTAGAAAGGGCTCAAGAGCTTGATATGGATTTGGTCGAAGTTAACCCGAAAGCCGACCCTCCAGTAGCTAAAATCCTAGATTTGGGACAATTTCGTTATGAGATGGAGAAAAAAGCCCACAAACAGAAAATCCAGCAAAAAAAGGTGGAAACCAAGAATATCCGTTTATCAGTCAGGATCAGCGAACATGATTTTAATTTTCGTATAAACCAGGCAGAAAAGTTTTTAAGTAAAGAAAATAAGCTAAAATTAGAGCTAAATCTTAAGGGGCGCGAGAAACAGTATCCAGAAAAAGCGGCTGAGACCATTAACGAATTCGTTAATAAGCTTAAGGAAAAATCTTCTTTAAATATCGAGGTAGAGCAAGGCTTGACAAAACAAGGGGGAAGGTTTACTATTTTATTAATCAATAAGAAATAATTAGCTTCAAAATCAGGTGATTTGCCTGTTTTTTTAATCATTTGACGTATGCCAAAGATCAAGACCCACCAAGCAACCGTGAAGAGATTTCGGGTAACTGCTAAGAAAAAGATTAAACACCGCAAAGGCGGCCAGGATCATTTTAATTCCCGAGAAAGCGGCAAGACTAAGCGTATTAAACGCTTGGATATTAGCGCTACTAAGACTTTGGTGAAAACCATTAAAACCTTAACCCCTTATAACTAAAAAATATGCCTAGAGTAAAACGTGGAACCACTCATGTAAAAAAACGCCGTAAACTTTTAAAACAGGTCAAAGGCTTTAAATGGGGACGCAAGAAATTAGTTAAATTAGCTAAGACGGCTCGCACTAAAGCCGGTGCTCATTCTTACGTTGACCGTCGCAAAAAGAAAAGAACCATGCGCGGCCTGTGGCAGATAAAGATAAACGCCTTTGTTCGCGAGCATGATTTGTCATATTCTAAATTCATTAAACTCTTGAAAGATAATAAGATTGAAATCGATCGCAAGATCTTAGCCGATTTAGCCGTAAATAATAAGACGGTTTTAGCAAATTTGATTAAGCAAATCAAAAAATAATTCATATGTTTTGGATAAAAATCGCCCAAATCGTTATTTCTGTTCTCTTGATCATCTCTATTTTGTTGCAAAATCGAGGCACTGGTTTGGGTAGCGCTTTTGGCGGGTCTAGTGGAGTTTATTTAACCAAGCGCGGTGTAGAAAAAAAATTATTCATCGCTACTATTATTTTAGCGGTTCTCTTTTTCCTAGTCTCTTTTGCTAGTCTTATTCTTTAAGACCCAGCGGAGACGGGCTTCTTTCTTCTTAAAATATTTTTGTGTCTCCTCTCTTAAATAAAACTATTTCTAATTCCAGAAAGTTGTTGAAACGTTTCCCGTCTTTTTTTTGGCGGCTTTTGGGACGTCGAAAAAGCCCAGAGTTGCCTATTGAAATCAATCAGCAGCTAGTTTATACCTTGGCGCCGAGCAAGATTCCGAACCAACGCCAGCTTCAACATCTGAAGAAATTTTTAAATCCTAAGGAGAATCTGATTATCAAGATTTGTGTTTTAGTTATCTTGATAAATGCTATTTTTTTAGCTTGGCGTTTTTATAATAAGCACCTCGTTTTAAGTCCGGCCAGTGGCGGCGAGTATAGCGAAGGCGTGGTTGGTTATCCTAAGACCATAAATCCTCTCTATGCCTCTAATCGGGATGTTGACAGCGACCTGAGCTATTTAATTTATTCCCGTTTGTTTAGTTATGACAGCCAGGGCAGATTAAGGCCTGATTTAGCTGCTAATATGGAGCTGAGCCCAGACGGGAAAGAGTATACGGTTAAGCTTAAGGAGGGGGTAAAATGGCACGACCATGAATCTCTGGACGCCGATGATGTTATTTTTACTTTCGCTCTAATCCAAGATCCGGAATTCCGTTCTGCTCTCAGGTCTAGTCTTGATGGCGTCAGTATTGAAAAAATAGACGACTTAACCGTCAAATTCATCTTACCTCAGTCTTATGCTGCTTTTGCTAACTCTCTAACCTTCGGAATTTTACCGGAACATGTCTGGTCTAATGTCGGACCCTCGGCGGCCACCGTTTCTGAATTAAATTTGAAGCCGATCGGCTCTGGACCTTTCAAATTCCAATCTTTAAGTAAGAATAAGAACGGCCGGATTAAGGAATACCGCCTAGAGAGAAATGATGATTATTACGATCGGCCGCCTTACTTGGAAAATATCGTCTTTGAGTTTTTTCCTGATATAAATGAGTTGGTGAGCGCTTTTAATGATGGCCAGGTCGACGGCTTAAGCTATATTCCTCTAGAATTTAGAAAAGAATTGTTGGCTCAGAATTCTTTGGTTTTCCATGAGCTTAAATTACCTAAGATCAAAGCGATTTTCCTGAATCAGGCCCAGAATAAATCTTTAGCTAATGCCAAGATCCGCCAGGCTTTGTTGCAAGGAATAGATCGCCAGGCTTTAATTAGTGATATTTTTGGGGACTCCGCTTGGGTTCTAAACGGCCCGATCCCGGTTTCTAGCCCTTTTTATAAGCCTGATTTAAACGTGCCAGAATATAATTCCGAGACAGCGGCTAATTTATTGAAAGAAGCTTTAACCGTAACTACAGTCAGCGGCCGTGGTGCCAAAAAAACCAGTAGCACCGAGGTCGGTAGTTTGGAATTAAAACTCAGTGCAGTCGATACCAGCGAGAATCAATTAGTCGCTCAAAAGATTAAATCCGATTGGGAGAAAATCGGCGTTAAGGTTGCTTTAGAATTCGTCTCTCCTGAGGCGGTAAGTAGCGAGCTTATCCGTGATAAGAATTATCAGGCTCTTCTTTATGGAGAGCAGACGGGCGCTGATCCGGATATCTATGCTTTCTGGCATTCTTCTCAGGCGGGAGATAAGGGTCTTAACCTGGCCAACTATAATTCATCTGAGGCAGATAAGATTTTAGAGAGTGGCCGAGCTAATTTAGATTATGATAGCCGTTTAGCTCAATACCGCAAACTGCAGGAATTAATCGTTAGCGATATTCCGGCCATATTTTTATACAATCCCGGGTATTCTTATGTTCATACCAAGAAGCTCAAGGGCTTCCAGGGTGAGGCCATCGTCGACCCCGCTGATCGTTTCTCTTCAATCGATGATTGGTATTTAAAAACCAAGAAAAAACTAGTCTGGTAGCTAACCAGAATATTTCATATTTTTGAAATTTTTACTCTAACAATTTAAATTAAACAAGAGAATTTTTTATAGCTCTGGTAGTGTCCAGTTTTGGCTATTCTTAAATTCTATTTTTCTCATGATTAACAAAAAAAGCAATTTCCCCGGTCGTCGTGGTTTTTCAGTGTATAAACCAGCGACCAGCGGCACGACTAAAACCAGCGGCTTAGCTGGTGATGACCAAAAACTGCCGACAGCACCGAAGCGCTATCCAACCAATCGTTTCAAGAACGTTTCGAACCAATTCAAACCCCAAGGCTCGGGTGAAAAACTACGCGTCATGTGTTTAGGCGGCTTGGAAGAGGTCGGACGCAACATGACAGTAATTGAATATAACAAAGAAATAATCATCATTGACATGGGCTTGCAATTCCCCGAAGAAGATATGCCCGGCATTGATTATATCATCCCCAATGTTTCCTATCTGAAGGATAAGAAAGACTGGATCCGGGGCGTAATTATTTCCCACGGCCATTATGATCATATCGGAGGCATCCCCCATATAATGGGGGAGATCGGTAATCCGCCCATGTTTATGGGCAAGATGACGGCTGGCCTAGTACGCAAGCGCCACCAGGAATATAAGACGGCGCCAACTTTAAAGATAAAAGAAATCGATGATTCTACAAGGATTAAATTAGGAGCCAGCTTCGACTTAGAGTTCCTGCGCGTTAATCACTCCATACCGGATTGTTTTGCCACCATCATCCATACCCCGGTTGGCACAGTCGTCCATACTGGCGATTTCAAAATTGATTTTACGCCAGTCAATGATAAGCCAGCTGACTTGAACCGCATGGCACAACTAGGCGCTCAAGGTGTCAGATTATTGATGTCTGATTCTACCGATGCTACTCATCCCGGTTATCAAGTATCAGAATCATATATCGGCGAAGAGATGGGTAAGATTTTCGAAAAGATTGATGGTCGGATTATTATCGGCACCTTTGCTTCTCAGTTGAGTCGCGTACAGAAGATCCTGGATTTAGCTGCCCGCTTTGGCCGCCGAGTCAGTTTGCAGGGACGGAGCATGAATTCTAACGTTGAAGTGGCCCATCAGATAGGCTACCTTAAATTCAACCCCAAAATCTTGGTTGATGATAAAGAAGTTAATAAGCTGCCGGACAATAAAGTGATTATCATCGGTACTGGAGCCCAAGGAGAGAGTAATGCTTTCTTAAATAGGGTCGTGACTGGCGAACATCGCGCTATCAGCCTTAAAAAGGGAGACACGGTCCTTTTTTCTTCCTCGGTTATCCCTGGCAATGAGCGCAGTATTCAAAATCTAATGGATCAAGTCGTCCGCCAAGGAGCCAAGATCATCCATTATAAAATGTTAGATATCCATGCTGGCGGCCACGCTAAGCAGGAAGACTTGAAATTGACCATGCGCCTATTGAAGCCGGAATTTTTTATGCCCATCGAGGCCAATCACTATATGCTTCAGGCCCATGCTGATCTAGCTGAGCAGGTCGGGATCCCTAAAGATAAGATCTTTGTGGCTGATAACGGCCAAGTGATTGAATTAAAGAAAATTGATAATAAGGTTGTG contains the following coding sequences:
- a CDS encoding ribonuclease J, yielding MINKKSNFPGRRGFSVYKPATSGTTKTSGLAGDDQKLPTAPKRYPTNRFKNVSNQFKPQGSGEKLRVMCLGGLEEVGRNMTVIEYNKEIIIIDMGLQFPEEDMPGIDYIIPNVSYLKDKKDWIRGVIISHGHYDHIGGIPHIMGEIGNPPMFMGKMTAGLVRKRHQEYKTAPTLKIKEIDDSTRIKLGASFDLEFLRVNHSIPDCFATIIHTPVGTVVHTGDFKIDFTPVNDKPADLNRMAQLGAQGVRLLMSDSTDATHPGYQVSESYIGEEMGKIFEKIDGRIIIGTFASQLSRVQKILDLAARFGRRVSLQGRSMNSNVEVAHQIGYLKFNPKILVDDKEVNKLPDNKVIIIGTGAQGESNAFLNRVVTGEHRAISLKKGDTVLFSSSVIPGNERSIQNLMDQVVRQGAKIIHYKMLDIHAGGHAKQEDLKLTMRLLKPEFFMPIEANHYMLQAHADLAEQVGIPKDKIFVADNGQVIELKKIDNKVVGSLTKEKVITDYVFVDGLGVGDVSDIVLRDRLMMSADGMIVIIATIDSHTGDIIGNPDIISRGFVYMKENRDLIEKTRMRVKKIVKDKNPMTAADDDYIKNKIRNDIGQFLFNSTKRRPMVLPVVIKV
- the rplT gene encoding 50S ribosomal protein L20, which gives rise to MPRVKRGTTHVKKRRKLLKQVKGFKWGRKKLVKLAKTARTKAGAHSYVDRRKKKRTMRGLWQIKINAFVREHDLSYSKFIKLLKDNKIEIDRKILADLAVNNKTVLANLIKQIKK
- the secG gene encoding preprotein translocase subunit SecG; translation: MFWIKIAQIVISVLLIISILLQNRGTGLGSAFGGSSGVYLTKRGVEKKLFIATIILAVLFFLVSFASLIL
- a CDS encoding Type 1 glutamine amidotransferase-like domain-containing protein; protein product: MIRRIFLTSSVKLIAQDIAKKIGGAKGKRLLYIYTACELKLGEAWQKADKDALTKAGFKITDYTLSGKTKQEIAKEIKKVDVIYFTGGNTFYLLQQIQLSQSADLFRKAVKSGKIYISTSAGSIVAGPDIYPTYKLDNLKQAPKLKGYKGLGLVDFVVFPHWGSKHFKERYLNHRLAHNYNTKNKLILLNDYQYIQVESDWYRIVEVKH
- the infC gene encoding translation initiation factor IF-3 translates to MRIKFHRLEAKEKKFFKANKDIHSPRVFLIDENGENVGIIDTSEALERAQELDMDLVEVNPKADPPVAKILDLGQFRYEMEKKAHKQKIQQKKVETKNIRLSVRISEHDFNFRINQAEKFLSKENKLKLELNLKGREKQYPEKAAETINEFVNKLKEKSSLNIEVEQGLTKQGGRFTILLINKK
- a CDS encoding peptide ABC transporter substrate-binding protein — encoded protein: MSPLLNKTISNSRKLLKRFPSFFWRLLGRRKSPELPIEINQQLVYTLAPSKIPNQRQLQHLKKFLNPKENLIIKICVLVILINAIFLAWRFYNKHLVLSPASGGEYSEGVVGYPKTINPLYASNRDVDSDLSYLIYSRLFSYDSQGRLRPDLAANMELSPDGKEYTVKLKEGVKWHDHESLDADDVIFTFALIQDPEFRSALRSSLDGVSIEKIDDLTVKFILPQSYAAFANSLTFGILPEHVWSNVGPSAATVSELNLKPIGSGPFKFQSLSKNKNGRIKEYRLERNDDYYDRPPYLENIVFEFFPDINELVSAFNDGQVDGLSYIPLEFRKELLAQNSLVFHELKLPKIKAIFLNQAQNKSLANAKIRQALLQGIDRQALISDIFGDSAWVLNGPIPVSSPFYKPDLNVPEYNSETAANLLKEALTVTTVSGRGAKKTSSTEVGSLELKLSAVDTSENQLVAQKIKSDWEKIGVKVALEFVSPEAVSSELIRDKNYQALLYGEQTGADPDIYAFWHSSQAGDKGLNLANYNSSEADKILESGRANLDYDSRLAQYRKLQELIVSDIPAIFLYNPGYSYVHTKKLKGFQGEAIVDPADRFSSIDDWYLKTKKKLVW
- a CDS encoding bL35 family ribosomal protein, which encodes MPKIKTHQATVKRFRVTAKKKIKHRKGGQDHFNSRESGKTKRIKRLDISATKTLVKTIKTLTPYN